The following are encoded in a window of Maridesulfovibrio bastinii DSM 16055 genomic DNA:
- a CDS encoding tyrosine-type recombinase/integrase — MLTIKTIDAAKPREKSYRLSDGQGLYIQIPPKGSKRWRFRYYFEGKEKMLSLGTYPDTSLKTARDKTRSMREILSSGTDPALVRKEISQKNLESNSFQVIATEWHQKYYQTWTEGHAATILSRLENNIFPWLGSEPIDSITAPDILEALRRVESRGAIETAHRIRGIVSRVFRYAIATGRAERDPAADLTGAIPPARSEHFPTITSPKEIGELLRAIEGYSGHFVTKCALQLAPLVFVRPGNLRQAEWCDIDLANKEWRIPASKMKRNNDLIVPLARQAVQLLKDIYPYTGTGRYVFPGVRTSAKPMSENTINAALRSLGYRKEDFTGHSFRSMASTRLNEMGWNPDAIELQLAHVEQNEVRAAYNHAKYLDIRVKMMQAWADHLDELRAMK, encoded by the coding sequence ATGTTAACGATTAAAACAATTGATGCGGCAAAGCCTAGAGAGAAATCATACAGACTCTCTGATGGGCAAGGATTGTATATACAAATACCTCCTAAAGGATCTAAGAGATGGCGGTTCCGTTATTATTTTGAAGGCAAAGAAAAGATGCTTTCCTTAGGCACTTACCCGGACACGTCTCTTAAAACCGCTAGAGATAAAACTAGAAGCATGCGAGAAATCCTTTCAAGTGGAACTGATCCTGCTCTAGTCAGAAAAGAAATATCCCAGAAAAATTTAGAATCTAATTCTTTCCAAGTCATAGCCACAGAATGGCATCAGAAATATTACCAGACTTGGACTGAAGGACATGCAGCCACTATCCTTTCAAGACTTGAGAATAACATTTTCCCATGGTTGGGAAGCGAACCTATTGATTCCATAACAGCTCCAGATATCTTAGAGGCTCTAAGGCGTGTTGAGAGTCGTGGTGCAATTGAAACAGCTCATAGAATCAGAGGAATTGTAAGCAGAGTTTTTCGATATGCCATAGCGACAGGCCGAGCTGAAAGAGATCCAGCAGCAGACTTAACCGGAGCTATCCCACCTGCCAGATCAGAGCACTTTCCTACCATTACAAGTCCAAAAGAAATCGGAGAGCTTTTAAGAGCTATTGAAGGATATTCAGGTCATTTTGTAACTAAATGTGCTTTGCAACTTGCACCATTAGTATTTGTTAGACCGGGTAATCTACGGCAGGCTGAATGGTGTGACATTGATTTAGCTAATAAAGAATGGCGCATTCCTGCAAGCAAAATGAAAAGAAATAATGATCTGATTGTACCGCTTGCAAGACAAGCAGTACAGCTCCTTAAGGATATTTATCCCTATACTGGAACTGGAAGATACGTTTTCCCTGGAGTCAGAACCAGTGCTAAGCCTATGAGCGAAAACACCATTAATGCAGCCCTTCGCTCTCTTGGATATAGAAAAGAAGATTTTACAGGCCATAGCTTTAGATCGATGGCAAGTACTAGACTAAATGAAATGGGATGGAATCCAGATGCAATAGAATTGCAATTGGCTCATGTTGAGCAAAACGAAGTCAGAGCAGCCTACAATCATGCTAAATATCTAGATATACGAGTAAAGATGATGCAGGCGTGGGCAGATCATTTAGATGAACTGAGAGCTATGAAATAA
- a CDS encoding response regulator, producing the protein MTQNQKPKVLIVDDSKTVRMVLSKQLTNRNIFVELADNGESGLEKIQKEHFDLIVTDINMPRMDGYTLCRKIKKDPLIKSVPVIILSTNESDEDIEKGFEVGAAAYVTKNNASTELLPYIEDVLDKSMMLRDKLILVVDDSKYILSIVSSSLSEAGFQVVTAKNGIDGYKLAEELKPNLIFSDINMPGMSGIDFCSKAQSNSELSGIPFVIMSTGADKRTMRELLHHGASAFLVKPFNITQLVITAEKLLSDHFQLLLQQKLALNMERNLLLSSITSLIQALEARDAYTRGHSEGVAQLSIGIARIMGFNTEELERLEISARLHDLGKIGIRDDVLLKPGGLTAEEYDIIKKHPVFGAEILKPIPSLEDIIPGVLYHHEKMDGSGYPYGLRGNEIPLSAKIIAVADVYDALATNRPYRKAKSHQSAMEIVKSESCSHLCPDCVNAFIELMSLKQISQNHNETYVTTK; encoded by the coding sequence ATGACGCAAAACCAAAAGCCAAAAGTTCTCATAGTTGACGACAGCAAAACCGTCAGAATGGTCCTTAGCAAACAACTGACGAATAGAAATATTTTTGTGGAGCTCGCTGACAATGGGGAATCCGGTCTTGAAAAAATACAGAAAGAGCATTTTGACCTTATAGTCACCGACATAAATATGCCGCGAATGGATGGATATACCCTTTGCCGGAAAATCAAAAAAGATCCACTTATAAAATCTGTTCCCGTAATAATACTTTCAACAAATGAAAGTGATGAAGATATTGAAAAAGGTTTTGAGGTCGGAGCAGCAGCTTATGTAACGAAAAACAACGCAAGCACTGAACTCTTACCATATATTGAGGACGTGCTGGATAAATCTATGATGCTCAGGGATAAGCTTATCCTTGTAGTTGATGATTCAAAATATATCCTGAGTATTGTCAGCAGCTCACTTTCTGAAGCCGGATTTCAAGTTGTTACAGCAAAAAATGGCATTGACGGGTATAAACTGGCCGAGGAATTAAAACCAAACCTTATTTTTTCAGATATAAATATGCCCGGTATGAGCGGAATTGATTTCTGCTCTAAAGCTCAATCTAACTCAGAATTATCAGGTATTCCTTTCGTAATAATGAGCACTGGTGCAGACAAGCGGACAATGCGGGAATTACTACACCACGGAGCTTCTGCCTTTCTGGTAAAACCTTTTAATATCACTCAGCTTGTAATTACCGCCGAAAAACTTTTGAGCGATCACTTCCAACTGCTGCTGCAACAGAAACTTGCACTGAATATGGAAAGGAATTTGCTGTTAAGCAGTATAACCAGCCTTATTCAGGCGCTTGAGGCTCGAGATGCCTACACTAGAGGACATTCTGAGGGTGTAGCACAATTGTCTATAGGAATAGCCAGAATAATGGGTTTTAATACGGAAGAACTGGAACGCCTTGAAATATCAGCAAGACTCCATGATCTTGGTAAAATAGGAATTCGTGATGATGTGCTGCTTAAACCCGGAGGACTTACTGCGGAAGAATATGATATAATTAAAAAACATCCGGTATTCGGGGCAGAAATTTTAAAACCTATCCCAAGTTTGGAAGATATTATTCCCGGAGTATTGTATCACCACGAAAAAATGGATGGCAGTGGTTATCCGTACGGATTGCGTGGTAACGAAATACCTTTATCTGCTAAAATAATTGCTGTTGCTGATGTATATGATGCGCTAGCTACAAACAGACCATACCGCAAGGCAAAATCTCATCAAAGTGCAATGGAAATAGTTAAATCTGAATCATGCAGCCATCTGTGTCCTGACTGCGTTAATGCTTTTATTGAGCTAATGAGCCTTAAACAGATATCTCAGAATCACAATGAGACTTATGTTACAACAAAATAG
- a CDS encoding AraC family transcriptional regulator, translated as MVSKQQNSFEFKKAESPIGMTVLNAVMTDFSYSEHAHEEIAVGVTLSGIQEFTCNGSLFRSHPGDILIFNPGDVHNGHPGDNDALKYTMLYLDRRDFYALAASTVDKKQPCFRMPETNFRDNVLKKMILEMSGLVSPETSSGLEYEQLQYEIAKHFSRRLGIFIPDAFIENKDSLLLRARDYILDNITRDISIEELCSLVNISKFHFIRLFRSQFGMTPHKYILNQKINMVRQALKTGAPPSMVAQDFGFFDASHMNRHFKRTYGITPKQYQRQLFKRE; from the coding sequence ATGGTTTCAAAACAACAGAATAGCTTTGAATTCAAAAAAGCGGAAAGTCCTATTGGCATGACTGTTCTGAATGCTGTGATGACGGATTTTTCCTATAGCGAACATGCACATGAGGAGATTGCCGTAGGGGTTACTTTGAGCGGTATTCAGGAATTCACATGTAATGGTTCATTATTCAGAAGCCACCCGGGTGACATCTTAATTTTCAACCCCGGTGATGTTCACAACGGTCATCCTGGTGATAATGATGCTCTGAAATATACCATGTTGTATCTTGATCGTAGAGATTTTTATGCTCTTGCGGCCAGTACAGTGGATAAAAAACAACCTTGTTTCAGGATGCCGGAAACCAATTTCAGGGACAATGTTTTAAAGAAAATGATTCTTGAAATGTCCGGCCTTGTTTCTCCGGAAACTAGTTCCGGTCTGGAGTATGAGCAATTACAGTATGAAATTGCGAAGCATTTTAGCAGAAGACTTGGAATTTTCATTCCAGATGCTTTTATTGAAAACAAAGATTCTTTATTATTGCGGGCCAGAGATTATATTCTGGATAATATAACAAGGGATATTTCGATAGAAGAACTGTGCAGCCTTGTGAATATTTCCAAGTTTCATTTTATCCGGCTCTTCCGCAGCCAGTTCGGCATGACTCCGCATAAATACATTCTCAACCAGAAAATAAATATGGTCCGTCAGGCTCTTAAAACCGGTGCTCCGCCATCAATGGTCGCTCAGGATTTCGGTTTTTTTGATGCCAGCCACATGAATCGTCATTTCAAGCGGACTTATGGAATAACTCCAAAACAATATCAAAGGCAGCTTTTCAAGCGGGAATAG
- a CDS encoding undecaprenyl-diphosphate phosphatase has product MASLITAGILGIVEGLTEFLPVSSTGHLIITGNLLGYTGEKAATFEVVIQLGAILAVVIMYWPRFWGLIRPNCRQKFSGLRGLYLLFLTSLPASVLGLITHDYIKEMLFNPKSVAWALGVGAIMILIVEKIQKKPSCFTLDEMTPKLALGIGFFQCLALWPGFSRSASTIMGGMILGAKRKLAAEYSFIAAVPIMFAATGYDMLKSYSLFSSADIPFLATGFIVSFFSAWLAVKAFIFLLGKITLNPFAWYRLALSPLILLFWS; this is encoded by the coding sequence ATGGCGTCACTTATAACAGCTGGAATTCTTGGAATTGTTGAAGGCCTGACTGAATTTCTGCCGGTATCGAGCACCGGTCACCTGATCATCACCGGCAATCTTCTGGGCTATACAGGCGAAAAGGCGGCAACATTTGAAGTTGTAATCCAACTTGGAGCCATACTTGCTGTAGTTATCATGTACTGGCCAAGATTCTGGGGGCTTATCAGACCTAATTGCAGACAGAAATTTTCTGGTCTTCGCGGATTGTATCTGCTTTTTTTGACCAGCCTTCCGGCATCAGTTCTCGGACTTATTACCCATGATTATATAAAAGAGATGCTTTTCAACCCCAAAAGTGTTGCGTGGGCTCTTGGAGTCGGAGCGATTATGATCCTCATAGTTGAAAAAATTCAGAAGAAACCATCATGTTTTACACTTGATGAAATGACTCCAAAACTTGCTTTAGGAATTGGTTTTTTTCAATGTCTGGCTCTATGGCCGGGATTTTCAAGATCAGCGTCAACAATTATGGGGGGAATGATTCTAGGGGCCAAAAGGAAACTGGCCGCTGAATATTCATTTATTGCTGCTGTTCCTATTATGTTTGCTGCTACCGGATATGATATGTTGAAAAGCTACTCACTTTTCAGTTCCGCAGACATCCCCTTTCTGGCAACAGGTTTTATTGTTTCATTTTTTTCAGCATGGCTTGCGGTAAAGGCTTTTATATTTTTACTCGGAAAAATAACCTTAAATCCGTTTGCATGGTACAGATTGGCACTTTCTCCTCTTATTTTATTATTTTGGAGCTGA
- a CDS encoding LysE family translocator, whose product MFKIIIFCLSIMYTPGPVNLLSISRGIQQKYTAHIPFCIGVGAALLFWFMLTGYAGTAVISKSFLPVLTFFGVLFILYLAFKLMSSKVDNISEGQPATNLKMRDGFLMQLLNPKSFMVVLPVTTVQFPAAGITGWTIALWSVMLAVLGFGAPLVYAVFGEGISKHIERISWFKYLNIIMGIMLLCLAIDMAYEDIFLVLK is encoded by the coding sequence ATGTTTAAGATTATTATTTTTTGTTTAAGTATAATGTACACCCCCGGACCGGTTAACCTCTTAAGTATCTCACGGGGAATTCAACAAAAGTATACAGCTCATATTCCTTTCTGTATCGGAGTTGGCGCAGCATTGTTGTTCTGGTTTATGTTGACCGGATACGCCGGTACGGCTGTTATCAGTAAAAGTTTTTTACCCGTACTTACTTTTTTTGGTGTTCTGTTCATTCTCTATCTGGCGTTTAAGCTGATGTCTTCAAAGGTAGATAATATTTCTGAAGGTCAGCCTGCAACCAACCTGAAAATGCGTGACGGTTTTTTGATGCAGTTGTTGAATCCTAAGTCTTTTATGGTTGTTCTTCCGGTCACAACTGTTCAGTTTCCAGCTGCCGGAATTACCGGGTGGACCATAGCTCTGTGGTCTGTCATGCTGGCCGTACTAGGCTTTGGAGCTCCACTCGTTTATGCTGTTTTCGGAGAAGGAATATCAAAACATATTGAAAGAATATCCTGGTTTAAATATCTCAACATCATTATGGGAATTATGTTGCTGTGTTTAGCTATTGATATGGCTTATGAAGATATTTTTCTGGTTCTTAAATAG
- a CDS encoding DUF4198 domain-containing protein, translating to MRKFKLTIALSAMIVFSASLAFAHFGMVIPDSSVILPDHKTTNLTLSFAHPFEGNGMNLATPQKFSVYHDGKVTDLLSTLKSTKVMGHEAFTTSYNFKRPGMYVFVMEPKAYPEPAEDNYIIHYTKTVISAFNEGEDWNKPVGVKTEIVPLTRPWGNYAGNVFQGQVLLDGKPVPGCRVEVEYYNKDKKLTAPFECMVTQEVICDDNGVFTFACPKSGWWGFAALNDADYKIEGKDVELGAVLWTQMMSY from the coding sequence ATGAGGAAATTTAAATTAACAATCGCGCTTTCAGCCATGATTGTTTTTTCTGCAAGTCTTGCTTTTGCTCACTTTGGTATGGTTATACCGGATTCATCTGTTATTCTTCCTGACCATAAAACAACAAATTTAACTTTAAGCTTTGCCCACCCTTTTGAGGGAAATGGTATGAATCTGGCTACTCCGCAAAAATTTTCTGTCTATCATGACGGCAAAGTAACTGACCTGCTTTCAACTTTAAAATCAACTAAAGTTATGGGCCATGAAGCATTTACAACCAGCTATAATTTTAAAAGACCGGGAATGTATGTTTTTGTAATGGAACCAAAAGCATATCCGGAACCAGCTGAAGACAACTACATCATTCATTATACTAAAACAGTTATTTCTGCTTTTAATGAAGGCGAAGACTGGAACAAACCAGTTGGAGTAAAGACAGAAATTGTTCCCCTTACAAGACCATGGGGCAACTATGCCGGTAATGTCTTTCAGGGACAGGTTCTCTTGGATGGAAAACCGGTTCCCGGATGCAGAGTTGAAGTTGAATACTATAATAAAGACAAAAAGCTGACTGCTCCCTTTGAATGCATGGTTACTCAGGAAGTAATCTGCGATGATAACGGAGTTTTTACATTTGCATGTCCTAAATCAGGCTGGTGGGGTTTTGCCGCACTTAATGATGCTGATTATAAAATTGAAGGCAAAGACGTAGAACTTGGAGCTGTTCTCTGGACACAGATGATGTCTTATTAA